Proteins from a genomic interval of Cardiobacteriaceae bacterium TAE3-ERU3:
- the mraY gene encoding phospho-N-acetylmuramoyl-pentapeptide-transferase has translation MLYLLAEWLNDYFTPLNALTYLTSRIILGALTALLLSIFLGKPMIRLLQRLQMGQFVRDDGPQTHLKKAGTPTMGGALIIIVVTVAMFAWADLRVVYTWIALFVLLGFGAVGWVDDYRKLVLKDPQGLRAKHKYGLMSLVAIVAALWLYLIADNPIETTLVVPFFKQVTWQMGWLFVPFAYLVMTGASNAVNLTDGLDGLAIMPVVLVAGALCVFAYLSGNTYFANYLHIPAIVGAGEMAVFCAAIAGAGLGFLWYNAHPALVFMGDVGALSLGAALAIVAIIIRQELVFAIMGGLFVAEALSVMVQVGSYKYRGKRVLRMAPLHHHFELSGWPESRVTIRFWIITVVLVLIGLSTLKLR, from the coding sequence ATGTTGTATTTGTTGGCAGAATGGTTAAATGATTATTTTACACCACTCAACGCCTTAACCTACCTCACATCGCGAATTATTCTCGGTGCGCTGACAGCATTGCTGCTCTCTATTTTTCTCGGTAAGCCAATGATCCGTTTATTGCAGCGACTGCAAATGGGGCAGTTTGTGCGCGATGATGGCCCACAGACCCACCTGAAAAAAGCAGGCACCCCAACCATGGGTGGGGCGTTGATTATTATCGTGGTCACAGTTGCGATGTTTGCTTGGGCAGATTTGCGTGTCGTCTATACATGGATTGCACTGTTCGTCTTATTGGGCTTTGGTGCGGTCGGCTGGGTCGATGATTACCGTAAGCTGGTACTCAAAGATCCGCAAGGTCTGCGTGCCAAACACAAATATGGCTTGATGTCGTTAGTTGCGATCGTTGCGGCACTGTGGCTTTATCTGATTGCCGATAACCCGATTGAAACTACTTTGGTCGTGCCATTTTTCAAGCAAGTTACCTGGCAAATGGGATGGCTATTTGTACCATTTGCTTATTTAGTCATGACTGGGGCAAGTAATGCGGTCAATTTGACCGATGGCCTTGACGGGTTGGCGATTATGCCGGTGGTACTGGTTGCTGGTGCTTTATGCGTCTTTGCTTATTTGTCTGGTAATACTTATTTCGCCAATTATTTGCATATTCCTGCGATTGTTGGAGCAGGGGAAATGGCGGTTTTCTGTGCGGCCATTGCTGGTGCAGGACTGGGTTTCCTGTGGTACAACGCTCATCCAGCACTGGTATTTATGGGCGACGTTGGTGCTTTGTCACTCGGTGCGGCATTGGCAATTGTGGCCATTATCATTCGTCAGGAGCTGGTATTTGCCATCATGGGTGGTTTGTTCGTCGCTGAGGCGTTATCAGTCATGGTTCAGGTCGGCTCTTACAAATACCGTGGCAAACGCGTGTTACGCATGGCGCCATTACATCACCACTTTGAATTATCCGGCTGGCCGGAATCACGCGTTACCATTCGTTTTTGGATTATCACTGTGGTTCTGGTGCTGATTGGCCTTTCAACACTGAAGTTACGCTAA